A segment of the Biomphalaria glabrata chromosome 18, xgBioGlab47.1, whole genome shotgun sequence genome:
GTATGCTAGGCACtagaaatattaatataattaagaaatcctttttttaaagaaaacaagaaaatattaattagtttttcttttaattgataACATTAAATTTCCATAAAAGTATTTAGTATATACATggtgtttgttatttttgtcaACAAAATGTCATCACAACTTTTGTAAATCTTTTCTACAGATTCTCATGGCAACAACCAGTGGTAGCAATCAAACCCTCTTGGGTGATCCAAAGAGATTAAGGTTGATACTGACCATCTCATTGTATTCTATCGTTGCTGTCATTTTGAACTTTTATATCATGGATATTCTTGTATTGTTGGTGTTGACACTAGCTCTATGGTATGCACACGGCTACATCAAAGATTACACAAAAGAGGCAGTTGATCCAAgcaataaatatgtttatatcaCAGGCTGTGACTCAGGTACACGTTTCTTCATTTTAATTAGATATAcaaaatttctttctttatgtAAAGACTTTAATTTATAATCATCAAAATGGAACTTAAGAAATAAATGTGCTCATCAatgctaattaattttttttttttttttttaaaaccttgcCACTATATCTAGAATAACAAAGGTGTGACAGATGACATTAAACCTTCTGCATGGTACTGTGAATAACCTTAGAATAAAAATCTTCCATCAATTTTGTTGTCGCAATAGTTATTGTCATGCTCTAATAATCACaagattttacttttttaaagacagTTTCTTAAACccctataaaaaatattaaaacgtAACGAACGAAAATATATATAGACCATTTTctctagtaataataataaaaaaatataagtctaTTAAAATAGCTTTTTATGTCATGTTAGAATACAGAAGTAGACATGTTAAATGACATATTAAAATGTActagtaacttttttttgtgtgttcttcAGGTTTTGGATTGGAGGCTGCCAAAGCTCTTAGAGACTTGGGTTTTGGTGTAATAGCTGGATGTTTAGATGACCACAGTCCTGGAGCTGTAGAACTGAAAGCAAGACCTTGGGTAAAGAAAATTGAGGTGGTCATCTTGGATGTCTCCAATGAGGCCAGTGTTTTAGCTTGTGCCAAAGAGGTCAAGGACATTTGCAGAGATCAAGGTCTGctttcttcagaaatgaagatttttttGTCAACTTCATTGTATTTAGTTAaataaagtacttttttttgttcagtagACAATAAGTGAAGTGTATTTAATCAGTTAAGTGAGATATATGGGATTGAGAGGCAAATACcacttggctacctaacaagaGGGCTTGAGTTTAAATCTATAATCACTGGCAGAACAGAAACCTTTCTCCAGATATCCCCTCCCCACCACCTATGTCCACAAAACAGATTGAAATATGCAATAGCATGAAAGAGGCTCTATACAAAATcgattaaaataataattgtcttgttttatttctttaacaaagcttattataaatatcaactcactatgtctgtctgtctggatggAATCTTGTGCACATTATTTCACCTTTTTCCCACTCTTCAATTAAGTTGAAACATTGCACAATTGTGCATTTGTTGACGACAACATgtgaattaataataaaaaaaataactaattttatttaatcaattagtagtaattaattaatttagttttatatcaaaaaatgtattttttgtgtTGAGAAATCTAAAAATTTTACACTTTTTTAGACTAAAatcttatatatttttataagtacttgaatagctcagtggcttaCACATCAGCCTTCCATCATTGAGGCTCAATACCTCTAGTTCAAATTCAGGCTtgaagaactttttaaaaatagtttttgaaaTAGCAGCACAAAAACCTTCTCAGATACCTCCTCCACTTTCCAACAACTAGTCCACAAAAGTGATAAGACCCATAGCAAACTGAACactctataagcatgaaagttgagctaaatgaaaacaataaagaaaaatatttcctattGCACAAATTGatcattgttagtctagatctaatcaaaatgaattacatgATTCAAAACAATTGATGCAATTTCTTTcaatattagctttttttttttttttttttaaagtatttttaaaaatattttacttattttaacTCTAGACCTGAATGTACAAGgcatatttagtaataaaaaacTGATCACTTGGAAATACTTTAATTGAAaactatatatatgttttttttatatttccatATTCTTATCTTAccagttaaataatttttaaaatacaggaaaaaaagaaagcactaaataatttttttttgtaagttaatattaggcctatatattataaacctttttttttctcaataaaatacattgaaatctttttgtgtttctaaaacaaaatgaaaaagttcatattttgacagaaaaaaaaagttgttttgtttttaagtatcgTTAATGTTTATTACAACaattattatatttctttttatcttttcacTTGAAATTTTTTAGGCCTCTGGGCTGTGATCAACAATGCAGGAATCAACTGTATGGGGCCAACTGAACTGGTATCCATGGAGATGTTTCACAAATGTGCTGAAGTAAATCTTTTCGGAGCTATTAGGGTCACTAAATCTGTACTGCCATTGATTAGGCAAGCTGAAGGTAATTTCTTTACACGTGTAATATAATTTGTAATGCTATCTTAAACTCACAAcatttttttgctgtttttagtaaaattttgaaataaaaagacagAATGGTCACTTGTGTGGTATGCAGTCCAGACTCTCATCTTGGTGATCCTAGATTCGATCTATCACCAGTATCTTCTGCCATCCTATAGGAAGCaccagtggcatagctaggaatttgccatcatttgggggcctgtGGGCTTGACCTATTTGGCGGGCCCCCTGCATTTTACgttatattcaatatttaatctaaaaaacattcatttttgGGCCCCCTTAAGTGGGGGCCAGAGGGGATTTTCACATtctcaccccccacccccaccctagctacgccactggaaacCAATGTGCAATGCAAATAATTATAAAGATGTTCtacaacaagaaaaataatattgtagTTTTATAATATGGATAAAACATTTATAGCACTgacacaaatatatttatattgtttattgccTCCattccaaatattatttttttacctatTTTACTTGATTGAAATATTTCTTGCCTCTGTTAATCATAGGAAGGATCATTAATGTCATTAGTGAAAGAGCATTTAACCCATGGAAAGACAGTGCCCCGTACTGTGTGACTAAATTTGGACTGGAAGCTTTCTCTGCTTGCCTTCGTAGAGAAATGTCTCCTTTCAAAGTGAAGGTCATTACTATAGCACCTGGAGAGTTTGCTGGTGCAACAGGCATAGCCAAACAAAGAATGGTAAGTACTCCgtagacttaactctttctctcctgattgacgataccatcattGATTTAATCCCATTAAATTAACTGAATTTTTCTGTTCATAAACTTTAAttagtgttatataaaaagggcatgCATTTATCTATATGAATTATAACATTCTCTgattaaatgaaaaatgttaTTGACATTTAACCCTAACAGGGTAATGAAACACAAATGGGAAACATGAATAATTCCTTCTAAAAGTGGAAAATTATTacagagagatagagttaatcctagttttgttttaaattaaaatcgcctctgatattttttttctttatgattGCATAGTTCTTTATTTGTTAGACTTAAAGGATTGAAATTAACTTATAATAAGTAGAAAGCAGTTAGTGGCATGTTAGTTTTCTCCATTGGTTACTTCTTGAGAATAAATGACATAAACTAACTTTGATAACAGTAACCTATCCCATTTGGTCCCTATCCCTATTGATCCGATTTGATCATATCTAATCCTAATAGAATATGACATCCTAGACTACCATTAGATTCATACAGtagaaattgaatttaaatttttttttcttatttgttaTCCAGTTCATTAT
Coding sequences within it:
- the LOC106069771 gene encoding D-beta-hydroxybutyrate dehydrogenase, mitochondrial-like, yielding MATTSGSNQTLLGDPKRLRLILTISLYSIVAVILNFYIMDILVLLVLTLALWYAHGYIKDYTKEAVDPSNKYVYITGCDSGFGLEAAKALRDLGFGVIAGCLDDHSPGAVELKARPWVKKIEVVILDVSNEASVLACAKEVKDICRDQGLWAVINNAGINCMGPTELVSMEMFHKCAEVNLFGAIRVTKSVLPLIRQAEGRIINVISERAFNPWKDSAPYCVTKFGLEAFSACLRREMSPFKVKVITIAPGEFAGATGIAKQRMNEQLVSKLLQAHSSMSLQDQQNAYKKEDITGIADRISAAVEKSCSSSEPVVSAYIDAVQNVHPQRCYMIHGYKRKCLDPLIILARCRPFIPEKIVPAVEKLLFAVLG